The Polyangium spumosum region CACGTGGAGCTGCGGATCGCGGGTGCGGAGCAGGACGTTGCCGATGTGCTCGGCGCCCGTGAGCACCTCTGCGATGCCCGGCCGCGCGCGGTCGGGCAGCCCGAGCGAGAGGCAGAGGCTGCCTTGCGCGTCGAGCTCCATGAGCAGCGTGCGGTTGCCGGCCCGGGCGAGGGCAAGACCCAGATTGAGCGAGATCGTGGTCTTACCGACGCCTCCCTTTTGGCTGGCCACGCAGATGACGTGCATGCTTCTCGCGCCATCGTAGCAGGACGCCACGCGAAAAGGTGGGCTGCGAGGGGGACTAGATCAGGCTGATCCGCTTCATCAGCGAGCCGCAGAGATCCGACTGCGGATTTCTTTGACGCTCGATCGCGAGCCCAGCGCGGAAGATCGCGCTCGCGCTTTCCATGTTGCCGAGCACGACGTGACAGACGCCGAGCATCTCGTGATCGGCCGGATCGCCGTGGTTCGACACGAGGTCCGTGAGGGGTGACACAGCGGCGCGGTGGGCCTCGATCATCGGCTCCGTGGGCCGATCGGGGTTCGGCGCGCCTTTCGCCATGATCATGAGCCTGAGCGCGCTCCGCTGGTCCTCCGGCCGATGTTGCCCGAACTCGGGGCTCGAGAAGAGATCGCGGTAGCCCTGGTAGGCCACGTCGAGCTGGCCGTCCCGCCAGTGCTTCACGATGCCCTTGACCGTTTGAACCAGTTCCTCCTTGGTCGCCATTCTGCGAACCATACACAAGAGCAAGCGCGGAGGGGAGCCTGCGAGCACATCCGAGCGCGGGAGGCGTCCGGAACGGGGCGGAGGTCGAGAGGGCGGAAGACGAGAAGCGGGCTAAGCTCCTGCCGGGATGTTCCTCGATTTCCTGTACGAGCTGCGGGCCCGGAAGGTGCCGGTCGGGACGCAGGAGGCGGTGGCGCTCGGCCACGCCCTCAAAAAGGGCCTGCACGACGCGTCGCTGGAGGGTTTTTACCACGTGGCGCGGGCCCTGTGCGTGCACTCCGAGGCCCACCTCGACGACTTCGACCTCGCCTTCGCCAAGACCTTCCGCGGCGTCCACGTGGAGGCGAAGAAGATCGCCGAGGAGCTGCAGGCCTGGCTGCGTGATCCGAAGCAGCTCCGCCAGCTCAGCGAGGAAGAGAAGGCGATGATCGAGGCGCTCGACCTCGAGGAGGTGCTGCGCCAGTTCGAGGAGCGGCTGCGCGAGCAGAAGGAGCGGCACGACGGAGGCAACCGGTGGATCGGCACGGGCGGGACGTCGCCGTTCGGCCGAAACGGCTTCCATCCGTCGGGGATCAGCGTGGGCGGCGGCTCGGGCGGCAAGAGCGCGATCCACACGGCCGACGCGCGCAAGTACCGCTCGTACCGCAGCGACATCACGCTCGACGTGCGCACGATCGAGGTGGCCTTGCGGAAGCTACGCGGCTTCGAGCGCGAGGGCGCGGACGAGGAGCTCGACGTCGAGGGGACGATCGACGCGACGGCGAAAAACGCGGGCGAGCTCGAGGTCGTGACGCGCCCACCGCGGCGGCCGAACACACGCGTCCTCCTGATGATGGACGTCGGCGGCTCGATGGATCCGTACGCGCACGCCGTCTCGCAGCTCTTCAGCGCGGCCAAACGCGCGACACACTGGAAGGAGCTGCGCACGTACTACTTCCACAACTGCGTCTACGGGAAGGTCTACAAGACCGAAGGTTTCCAGGACCCGGTGAGCGTGCGCGACCTCATCCACGAGTGCGGCAAGCACTACAAGCTGGTGATGGTCGGCGACGCGTCGATGGCGCCCTACGAGCTGCTCGGCGCGGCAGGCTGGGGCGAGGACGCGGGCACGCCGGGCGTCGCGTGGCTCGCGATGTTGCGCGAGCACTTCGAACGGAGCGTCTGGCTGAACCCGGATCCGCCGAGCGGCTGGTCACACGGCACGACGCAGGTCGTGAAGGACGTGTTCCCGATGTACCAGCTCACGCTCGAGGGGCTCGGCGAGGCCGTGGCGCAGCTCGTCCGCGGCGGCAAGACGAGGCGCTAGTCCGCGCCCTTCGCGGGCAAGGTGATCCGGAAGAGCGCGCCTCCCGAGGGCGCGGCGAGCGCCTCGATGGTGCCGCCGTGCCCTCGCACGATCGTGCGACACAAGGCGAGCCCGAGCCCCGTGCCCGTCGGCTTGCTGGTGACCGAGGGCTCGAAGAGGCGCGCCGCGATGGCTGGATCGATGCCCGGCCCGTCGTCCTCGACGTCCACGATCACGGCCGCCCCGGCAGCCCACGCGCGCAGGGTGATGCGCCCCGAGGCGCGGCCTTCCAGCGCCTCGCGCGCGTTGAGGAGCAGGTTCACGAGCACCCGCTCGAGCAGGATCGGATCACACGCGACCTCGAGCTCCGGCGGCGTCACGCTCACCTCGATCGTCACGTCCCCCTCGAGGAGCTCGCGCTCCGCGGACGTGACGATCTCCGCGACGGACACGATCTCCTTGCCGAGCGGCTCACCCCGCGCGAGGCCGAGCACGCGGTCGATCACCGCTTGCCCCTTGCGCACCTCGTCCTCCGCGCGGCCGAGGTGGCCTGTGAGGCGCGCGGGATCGTCGGCGTGTCGTCGCGCGAGGTAGAGCGCCGACTCGATCGCAGCGAGCAGGTTCCTGAGCTCGTGGGCGACGCCCGCCCCGAGGACACCTGCGATCACGAGGGCGGCTGCGCGCGCGTCTCGATCGTCCGGATTCGATGCGGTCGTCACGACGCGCGAGCTTAGCGCGGAGCCGACGGCATGAAGCAAGGGTCCCCCGGCGGCGGCGTGGTCCTCGTCGACTCGCTGCCATCACACGCCGACGCCGGGGGACCGATCGAAGCGAAGCAAAGAGAAGAGCGCCCGCGCGCTGCGACGAGGACATCGAGCAAGAGGCGGGCCGCGCCCGCTCGCCCGCGATTCCAAGGTCCCGCCCGCATGCCAGCCGGGGTCTCCCCCTGACAGCGCTGTCGCAGCGGTGGGTCCTCGCGTGCGCAGCGCGCTCTGCCCGGGGCAGAGCGGCTCACGACCCCGCGAGGATCTGGTACGCGAGCCGCGCCGCGAGCGCGAGCGAGACGAGCAGCACGACGGAGCGGATGAGCTGCTCTCCGCCCTTGACGGCCGCGCGCGCGCCGAGGACGCCGCCCACGGCCTGCGCCACGGCCATCGGGAGCGCGAGGCGCCAGTCGATCCGTCCTGCCAGCGCGAAGCTGACCATCGCCGCGAGGTTCGAGGCGAAGTTCGCGACCTTCGCGTTCGCGGTGGCGCGCGTGAGGTCGTCCCCGAACACCGTCGTGTAGAGCAGGATGAGGAACGTGCCCGTGCCCGGCCCGAAGAAGCCGTCGTAGGCGCCGATCACGAGCGCGATCACCGCGGCCGTCGCGAGCGGGCGTCGCGTGGCGATCGCCCACGGCTCGCGCGCAGGAGGCGGCGTGCCCTCGCTGGTTTGCTCCTTCGGCCTGCGCCGGCCGCGCGCCGCGAAGAAGACGGCGACGCCGATGAGGAGCACGAGCACGATCGGTCGAAGCACCTCGGCGCGCGCGGCCAGGAGCGCGCGCGCGCCGGCCGCGGAGCCGAGCCCGGCGGCGAGGAACGTCGGCCAGAAGCGCTTCTTGTCGACGCGACCCGCGCGCACGAAGGAGAGGAGCGACGCGCCCGAGCCGAAGACCGCCTGCCCCTTGTTCGTGCCGAGCGCGAGGCGCGGATCGGCGATCGCCACGAGCAGCGCGGGCACCGTGAGCAGGCCGCCGCCGCCGGCGATCGCGTCGATCAGACCAGCGGCGAGGGCCACGCCGCAGAGGAGCGGGAGGACGATCACGAACGCGAGGTGCTTCTACCGAAGCGCGAACGTGCTGTCACTCGGCGTCGGCGGACGCGAGCGCCGCCGCGCTCGATCCGGAAGCGACGACACGCTCCCGCGCCTGCGCACTCTTCACGGCGGTGAGATCGATCGGCGAGAAACGCGCCTCCGACGGCCCGCCGAAGAGCTCCAGCCGGATGGCGCGATGGGGCGGCGCGACGCCACCTTCGCCGCAGATCACGGCCGCGATCTCCGACGACTTCGCCGCGCCCGAGCCCGTGATCTCCACGAAGACGTCGAGCGTGACGAGGTCGCCGCGTAGCCCCGCGCGCGCGAGCGCGTCACGCGCCTCCGCGCCGCCCACGTCGACCGAGAGCAGGTACTTGCGCACGTCGACGATCTTGCCGATCCCCTCGATCTCGCGGCGGATCGGCAGCGACGAGGCGGCCATCGCCGCGCGGCACGCCTCGGCGAGCGTCTCCTCGGCGGTTTGCCCCGGCGGCACCACGAGCGCCGAACGCGCGAACGCGAGCACGTACCGCGCGCCGCGGATGACGCGCGAGATCGCCGCGTCCTCGGCCCCGAGCAGCGCGGCGCCGCGGAACCGGAGGCCCGACGGGCTCGCGCCGTTCATCCGCTCGACGAGCGACGCGACCTCGGCGGGCTCGAGCACGCGCGAGAGCCGGACGTCGGCGTACTCGTCGAGGCTCGCGACGCCGAGCGAGAGCGCGGGCGAGAAGATCATGTCGGGCTTCGGGTGGAAGCCCTTCGTGTAGACCATCTCCTCGCCGACGCGCCGGAACACGCGCGGCAGCTCGCGCACCACGTCGAGGTGCCCGAGCAGCGCCATCGCGCCCGTCTTCTCGAACCGGATGCGATACCGATGTCCGCCGCGCCCCTTCATCGGCGGCACCTTTGCCTTCACCGGAACCGGCGCCTCCTCGATGAGCTCATCCGCTTCCGCTTCGCCGTTCGCCACGGGCGGCGTCGCGACCGGCGCAGGCGCCGCTGCTTCCGTGACCAGCGGCAGCCGCTTCTTGTCCGCCCCGAGCTTGCGGAGGAAATCGACCCGCTCGCTGCGCATCTGCGTCATGTCGCAGGCCACGCCGCAGTCGTAACAGACGAGCCTGCGTTGATCGGCGAGCGCGTCCTCCACGTTCGTGTGGTGCACGAACGTGCCCGCCACCTTCCCGCACGGCGGGCTGAGCCGGTTCTGCAGCGCCTTCCGGTACTCGCGCGCCAAAAAACCTTCCTCGAGGCCGACGTCGATGTGGTCCCACGGCAGGCGCGCGGTCACGGGGATCGTGCCG contains the following coding sequences:
- a CDS encoding vWA domain-containing protein; the encoded protein is MFLDFLYELRARKVPVGTQEAVALGHALKKGLHDASLEGFYHVARALCVHSEAHLDDFDLAFAKTFRGVHVEAKKIAEELQAWLRDPKQLRQLSEEEKAMIEALDLEEVLRQFEERLREQKERHDGGNRWIGTGGTSPFGRNGFHPSGISVGGGSGGKSAIHTADARKYRSYRSDITLDVRTIEVALRKLRGFEREGADEELDVEGTIDATAKNAGELEVVTRPPRRPNTRVLLMMDVGGSMDPYAHAVSQLFSAAKRATHWKELRTYYFHNCVYGKVYKTEGFQDPVSVRDLIHECGKHYKLVMVGDASMAPYELLGAAGWGEDAGTPGVAWLAMLREHFERSVWLNPDPPSGWSHGTTQVVKDVFPMYQLTLEGLGEAVAQLVRGGKTRR
- a CDS encoding HAMP domain-containing sensor histidine kinase is translated as MTTASNPDDRDARAAALVIAGVLGAGVAHELRNLLAAIESALYLARRHADDPARLTGHLGRAEDEVRKGQAVIDRVLGLARGEPLGKEIVSVAEIVTSAERELLEGDVTIEVSVTPPELEVACDPILLERVLVNLLLNAREALEGRASGRITLRAWAAGAAVIVDVEDDGPGIDPAIAARLFEPSVTSKPTGTGLGLALCRTIVRGHGGTIEALAAPSGGALFRITLPAKGAD
- a CDS encoding TSUP family transporter, with product MIVLPLLCGVALAAGLIDAIAGGGGLLTVPALLVAIADPRLALGTNKGQAVFGSGASLLSFVRAGRVDKKRFWPTFLAAGLGSAAGARALLAARAEVLRPIVLVLLIGVAVFFAARGRRRPKEQTSEGTPPPAREPWAIATRRPLATAAVIALVIGAYDGFFGPGTGTFLILLYTTVFGDDLTRATANAKVANFASNLAAMVSFALAGRIDWRLALPMAVAQAVGGVLGARAAVKGGEQLIRSVVLLVSLALAARLAYQILAGS